One region of Wyeomyia smithii strain HCP4-BCI-WySm-NY-G18 chromosome 3, ASM2978416v1, whole genome shotgun sequence genomic DNA includes:
- the LOC129731484 gene encoding ATP-binding cassette sub-family G member 4-like, translating into MGTDTAIAIEVQNEDNRPSTCLSFRGITYQVKGSDGKQKKLLQDISGSFRSGRLAGILGPSGAGKSSLLNILSAFKTKKVSGEVLVNGKLIKRQKYRREVTYTSQDVSMLGNITVVETLDFAAELKLPNSVSAMVKSKIVNDIVKLLGLQKCANNHVETISGGEKKRLSIGLELISNPKILLFDEPTSGLDIIAAMQVIAHLKELALSGRCVVCVIHQPSSSILQMFDDLMILSEGQCIYRGPLDELVSTFKASGFECPNYYNRADFALEVASLKHEGNLLNLIEKAKEDPKAVEKDSNELVHSNETDAMLPTDGDESDATDRQYPVSQWSQFITLTKRTTLCTLRDLQLMKMRIMAHLFVGLLIGVVFWDVGNDGAKVLSNASCLFFFLIFVFFANSMPLVMTFPLETAVFIRERMNNWYSLSAYFFSKLVADFPFLILGPTLFLASSYYMTAQPMELERMVMLWGICVLTAWIAQLSGLLAGSSLPLELSVFCVPCSVIPMLIFCGFFVRFREMFDFLIPFTYVGYFRYSFEGAMQAIYGFDRANIPCEKFCYFGKVSKFMESFDMEENNFTMDVTGLLVWIFVLHVALYGSLVLRLRRNQ; encoded by the exons ATGGGAACTGATACGGCAATCGCCATCGAGGTGCAGAATGAAGACAACCGGCCGAGTACTTGTTTGAGCTTCCGCGGAATTACATACCAGGTGAAGGGAAGCGATGGTAAGCAGAAAAAACTGCTGCAGGATATCTCGGGCAGCTTTCGATCGGGTCGGCTTGCGGGTATTCTTGGTCCTTCCGGTGCGGGAAAGTCATCGTTGCTAAACATTCTCAGTGCCTTCAA AACCAAAAAAGTCAGCGGAGAAGTGTTGGTCAACGGAAAGTTGATCAAGCGTCAAAAGTACCGCCGGGAGGTGACCTACACCTCGCAGGATGTCAGCATGCTGGGTAACATCACGGTGGTGGAAACTCTCGATTTTGCCGCCGAGCTGAAACTGCCAAACTCCGTTTCAGCGATGGTAAAATCGAAGATCGTCAACGACATCGTGAAGCTGCTGGGGTTGCAGAAGTGCGCCAACAATCACGTGGAAACCATTTCCGGCGGGGAGAAGAAGCGGCTCTCTATCGGGTTGGAGTTGATTTCTAACCCGAAGATACTGCTTTTTGACGAACCAACAAGTGGGCTGGACATTATAGCTGCCATGCAGGTTATTGCCCATCTGAAGGAATTGGCTTTGAGCGGACGTTGTGTGGTTTGTGTGATCCATCAACCGAGCTCTAGTATCCTTCAGATGTTTGACGATCTGATGATACTGTCCGAGGGACAGTGCATTTATAGGGGTCCTTTGGATGAACTGGTTTCCACTTTTAAAGCCAGTGGCTTTGAGTGCCCCAACTATTATAACAGAGCAGATTTCGCCTTAGAAGTGGCCAGCTTGAAGCACGAAGGAAACTTGCTGAATCTGATagaaaaagcgaaagaggatccCAAAGCAGTTGAAAAGGATTCTAACGAATTGGTACATTCCAACGAAACTGATGCAATGTTGCCGACGGATGGGGACGAATCCGATGCAACCGATCGGCAGTATCCGGTTTCTCAGTGGAGTCAGTTTATAACACTAACAAAGCGGACCACGCTGTGCACCTTAAGGGATCTGCAGCTGATGAAGATGCGTATTATGGCTCACCTTTTCGTAGGGCTGCTAATCGGCGTCGTCTTCTGGGACGTCGGAAACGATGGTGCCAAAGTGCTGAGCAATGCGTCCTGTTTGTTCTTTTTTCTGATCTTCGTATTCTTCGCCAACTCTATGCCACTGGTTATGACAT TTCCACTAGAGACAGCTGTTTTCATAAGAGAAAGAATGAACAATTGGTATTCGTTGAGCGCATACTTTTTCTCCAAACTAGTCGCCGATTTTCCGTTTTTA ATATTGGGACCAACACTGTTTTTGGCCAGCTCATATTACATGACAGCCCAACCAATGGAACTGGAACGGATGGTTATGTTGTGGGGAATTTGCGTTCTAACAGCTTGGATCGCTCAACTTTCAGGCCTGCTAGCGGGAAGCTCACTGCCACTAGAG CTAAGTGTGTTCTGTGTGCCTTGTTCTGTCATTCCAATGCTGATTTTCTGCGGATTTTTCGTACGCTTCCGGGAGATGTTCGATTTCTTGATTCCGTTCACTTACGTCGGCTACTTCCGGTACAGTTTCGAGGGTGCCATGCAAGCCATCTACGGGTTCGATCGGGCTAACATTCCCTGCGAGAAATTTTGTTACTTTGGAAAAGTTTCCAAGTTTATGGAGAGCTTTGACATGGAGGAGAACAATTTTACTATGGATGTAACCGGTCTGCTGGTGTGGATCTTTGTTCTACATGTGGCTCTGTACGGCAGTTTAGTGCTAAGACTGAGACGGAATCAGTGA